The nucleotide window GACGGAGTCGTCGTGGGGACTGGCACAGAGGATGCGGTCGGACCACAGTCCGTTGACGATCAGCACCGGACCGGAAGTGCTCCGGGCTGAGGCGAGCGCGGAGGTCCCGGGCAGAACCGTGAGACAGGCGGCCGTCATACCGGCGATCGCCATGATTTTCGCTGCCCGGGACATACGTCTGAAGCGTGCCATGGGCGAGCTCCTTCGCTCTCGGACCCGCCGGAGCCGACAGGTCGGGCGATCCTCCAGGGCAACCTGTGACATGACCAGATCACGGAGAAATTTCCCGGCAAGGCACACCGGGCCCCCACACAAAATCGGCCTTCACGACCACAACGGGGCGCGAAGGCCGACCTCACGTGCGGCCCCCAGGATTCGCGGACAGTGTCGCGATTGCTGCGGGGCCCGCGCGGGCGGTGACGTCACCAGCGGTACCAGCGGCCGCGCCGGCCGCCGGCGCCCGCCGACCGCATCAGGAAGCCGAGCAGCCAGAATGCCAGCACGACGACGGCGACGATCCACAGGGCCTTCAATGCGAATCCGGCACCGAAGAGAAGCAGTGCGAGAAGCAGGACTAGGAGCAGGGGAACCATGAGAGTCAACCTCCGAATCGGGGACTTCGACTCCACGCAGCGAGAGTGCGTCCTCCAGTGGAAAGCGCCAGAGGTGGCTACGGGGAATCTTCAGGCTTCTTGAGGGAAAGGGGGGTTGAGGGAAGGAGGCCGGCTCAGATGCGGCCGTGTACAAGTCGCGTCAGGGGACCGGTTCGCGGCTTCGCCGTGGCACGACCCGCGGCGAAAGCAGCGCCGACGGCGCCGATCAGCCCGGCACCGACGCTCGCGGCAATGGCCTTCCGCTTCTTGACGACCTTCCAGGTGGTGACGGCCGTGGCAGCGAAGTGCTCGGTCGCGGCCACGGCGGCCTGCCGACCGCTTTCGACGCTCGACTTGGCACGCTCACCGGCCGTCGCGGCTTCCTTCGTGGCGACACGACCTGCATTTTCGGCAGACTTCGTCCCTGCCGAGGCAGCCGCCTTGGATTTGCGCTGCACCGCGCCGGAGGGACCGTCGGACTTCTTTCGTTCGTCACTCATGCCATTCGTCTCGCCGCTCTTTCCGCTTTGAAACCCCGGAAGCTGTATGCCGACACCTGCCGCAACTGATTCAGCGTCAATAACCTCGCCGTTGAAGATCGTTCACTGTCGACCCATGTTGTTCTCGGGACGGTAGGGACTGACCGGGACCGGCGAACAACAAGCCGGGTTACAGGAAAGCGCCGTCCCGCCGGGGAATGGCGCGTTCCGCGCTCACCGTGCTGCGCCGCCCACCGGGATGCGCCGGCGGACGGAGGCGGCGCAACCGCCGCCACGCATACGTTCGACGCCGAGGGGCAGGCGGTGTTCTACCGCCGAAACTCCCCATCGCACAGGGGTCTTCAGCGAAACCACACGGCGTACGAACGAGACCACACGACGTACAACGGACGGGATCATGGCGACAACGGAGAGCACGGAAGGAACGAGTGGGCCGAAGCGTATCGGCGCCCCCGCAGCGATGCGTCACGCAGCTGCGCAACTCGCCCAGATGCTCCAATGCGAGCCCGGCTCGGTATCCGCACTCCGAGGCACTGACGACGGTTGGTCGGCGGACGTGGAAATAGTGGAGATCCCACGGATACCGGACACCGCGAGCGTCATGGCTTCCTACCGGGTTCACCTGGATCACCTGGGTGAACTCATGGGATACGAGCGGACTCGCCGTTATGCCAGGGGCCAGATCGACCGGTAACCGGTACGGGAAAAGGCTCCACAGAAATAGCAAACGTTCCATGACCCGCTCCAGCACACTGGAAGGGAAGATCAACTGTGTCTGTCGTTCAGCAATCAAACGCACCGAACAGCAGCAGTGGCAGCGGCTCAGGGAATCTCTACGATGTTCTTGAGCTGATACTCGACCGGGGGCTCGTCATCGACGCCTTCGTCCGCGTGTCCCTCGTCGGTATCGAGATACTCAAGATCGATGTACGTGTCGTCGTCGCGAGCGTGGACACCTATCTGCGTTTCGCCGAGGCGTGCAATCGACTGGATCTGGAATCGGGCCGCAAGGCGCCCAGCCAACTCACCGATCTCGTGGGTGAAGTGACCGAGGACGGCGCCAAAGGCAAATCGAAAGGCGCACTGACCGGCGCCATCGAGGCCTTCAGCGATTCCTTCCAGAAGGGTCGCGAGGAACCCGAGCAGGAGGAAGAGGAGCGCCCCGCGCGTAAGTCTTCCGCGTCCAGCAAGCGCCGCACGGCTCACCGCCGGGAGGAGTGACCATGCCGACCTACGTCTACGCCATCACCGACGCCGGCCATCCGCTCCGTCTGGACGGCATCCCCGGGGTCGGCGACCCCGCAGCGGAGCTGCGCACCGTCCGGACCGAGCAGCTCAGCGCGGTGGTCAGCGATGCGCCGGCGGATCTGCGGGCCAAGCGCAGGGATCTGGTCGCCCACCAGAGCGTGCAGGAGCGTCTGCTCGCCGACGGTCCCGCGCTGCCGATGCGGTTCGGCCTGGTCGGGCCCGATGACGCCCAGGTCGCGACCATCCTGGAGGAGCAGCGGGACACCTACGCCGAGCGCCTCAAGGAGATCGCCGGCTGCCTGGAGTACAACCTCAAGGTCGCCCGCGACGAGGACGACCTGCTGCGGGAAGTCGTGGCGGAATCCGCCGACGTACGGCGGCTCAACGAGCGCACCCGGGACAATCCCGCCGCGCACGACGACCGGCTGGCGCTCGGCGAACTGGTCGCCCAGGAGGTCCAGGCCCGGCAGGACCGTATGGGCACCGAGCTGGTGGCCCGCCTGACGCCGGCGGCGGAACGCACGGCGGTCG belongs to Streptomyces sp. NBC_01454 and includes:
- a CDS encoding hydrophobic protein; protein product: MVPLLLVLLLALLLFGAGFALKALWIVAVVVLAFWLLGFLMRSAGAGGRRGRWYRW
- a CDS encoding gas vesicle protein GvpO encodes the protein MATTESTEGTSGPKRIGAPAAMRHAAAQLAQMLQCEPGSVSALRGTDDGWSADVEIVEIPRIPDTASVMASYRVHLDHLGELMGYERTRRYARGQIDR
- a CDS encoding gas vesicle structural protein GvpA; amino-acid sequence: MSVVQQSNAPNSSSGSGSGNLYDVLELILDRGLVIDAFVRVSLVGIEILKIDVRVVVASVDTYLRFAEACNRLDLESGRKAPSQLTDLVGEVTEDGAKGKSKGALTGAIEAFSDSFQKGREEPEQEEEERPARKSSASSKRRTAHRREE
- a CDS encoding GvpL/GvpF family gas vesicle protein, producing MPTYVYAITDAGHPLRLDGIPGVGDPAAELRTVRTEQLSAVVSDAPADLRAKRRDLVAHQSVQERLLADGPALPMRFGLVGPDDAQVATILEEQRDTYAERLKEIAGCLEYNLKVARDEDDLLREVVAESADVRRLNERTRDNPAAHDDRLALGELVAQEVQARQDRMGTELVARLTPAAERTAVAEPTKTHFLNVSFLVKREKTGAFSEAVHQEAEQRGEAYTFHLNGPLPPYSFV